In one Prosthecochloris aestuarii DSM 271 genomic region, the following are encoded:
- a CDS encoding ADP-polyphosphate phosphotransferase, producing MKAIQCDDFLVKEGEKVDLDKRPTRIDRLYESKDHYKKLLKTHVEDLSELQRVHYADNSYAVLLIFQAMDAAGKDSVIRHVMSGVNPQGCQVFSFKHPSAIELDHDFLWRTNCVLPERGRIGIFNRSYYEEVLIVRVHPEILSSQKIPEDLLNGKDVWKDRYESINSMEHHLYHNGTRIVKFFLHLSRAEQCQRFLDRIDEPEKNWKFSIADMKERGYWEQYMDAYEACLGATSTKRAPWYIVPADDKKNARLIVSRIIVETFRALNMSYPETSTERRAELMSIREMLVAEQQSRQ from the coding sequence ATGAAAGCGATACAGTGTGATGATTTTCTGGTTAAGGAAGGGGAGAAGGTCGATCTCGACAAAAGACCGACACGCATCGACAGGCTCTATGAGTCCAAAGATCACTATAAGAAGTTACTGAAAACGCATGTCGAGGATCTGAGCGAATTGCAGCGGGTTCATTACGCTGATAACAGCTACGCTGTGCTGTTGATTTTTCAGGCCATGGATGCCGCAGGAAAAGACAGTGTTATCCGTCATGTGATGTCCGGGGTCAATCCTCAGGGGTGCCAGGTTTTCAGTTTCAAGCATCCAAGTGCCATAGAGCTCGATCACGATTTCCTTTGGCGAACAAACTGTGTTTTACCTGAAAGAGGACGTATAGGCATATTCAACCGTTCGTACTATGAAGAAGTGCTGATTGTCCGGGTTCATCCTGAGATTCTCAGCAGTCAGAAAATCCCTGAGGACTTACTCAACGGCAAGGATGTGTGGAAAGACCGGTACGAGTCCATTAACAGTATGGAGCACCACCTCTATCATAACGGTACGCGTATTGTCAAGTTTTTTCTTCATCTCTCCAGGGCGGAGCAGTGCCAGCGTTTTCTTGACCGGATCGACGAGCCGGAAAAGAACTGGAAGTTCAGTATTGCCGATATGAAGGAGCGTGGGTACTGGGAGCAGTATATGGATGCTTATGAAGCATGTCTGGGCGCCACCAGCACGAAAAGGGCTCCATGGTACATCGTGCCGGCCGACGACAAGAAGAATGCTCGCCTGATTGTGTCCAGAATTATTGTCGAAACTTTTCGTGCATTAAACATGTCCTATCCCGAAACCAGCACGGAACGCAGAGCGGAGCTTATGAGCATTCGCGAGATGCTGGTGGCTGAGCAACAAAGCAGGCAGTGA
- a CDS encoding ribonucleoside triphosphate reductase, whose translation MMNNLQLCDDARIIKRDGTIVPFDREKITFAIFRAMRSIGKPDRGYAARLSDRVVERLGSDGPDRIASVEEIQDLVERLLFESREFEAAKAYIVYRHQHSSLRQAKEIFSNIDLVDDYLHLKDWRVKENANLSYSLQGLNHHISGLVSSQYWLHEIYPPEIAEAHKAGRLHIHDLGSLSVYCVGWDLEELLLSGFRGVDEHTTSAPARHLRTALGQIVNFFYTMQGEAAGAQAFSGFDTWLAPFIRYDGLDEVQVKQCLQEFFFNMNVPTRVGFQTPFTNITLDLNVPESMKHRQVIIGGQQMAEVYGDFQSEIDLFNRAFAAVMLDGDANGSVFSFPIPTYNITPDFDWDNPVYEGIWEMTARYGIPYFSNFVNSDMDPDDVRSMCCRLRLDKRELQSRGGGLFGSNPLTGSIGVVTVNLPEIGYLARSEEEFFQRLMRVMELSRQSLEVKRKVIERLTDQGLYPYSKFYLRHLYEKNGRYWDNHFSTIGIVGMNECCLNFLGHCVGDDEGRAFGLRVLDFMRERLALFQEETGHIYNLEATPAEGTSYRLARIDKQQYPDIITANETAFRQGGEPYYTNSSQLPVNFTDDLFEALRLQDELQTRYTGGTVFHAFLGEGGLGAASAKRLVRMMTANFRMPYFTLTPTFSICPLHGYLAGEHHQCPLCADEGNAVRCLVFSRIVGYLRPVGQWNAGKQAEFSDRREYAAGEVPAL comes from the coding sequence ATGATGAACAACCTCCAGCTATGTGATGATGCGCGAATCATCAAGCGAGACGGGACAATTGTGCCGTTTGACCGTGAAAAAATTACGTTTGCAATTTTTCGAGCCATGCGCTCTATCGGAAAACCTGACAGGGGGTATGCTGCCCGGCTTTCCGACCGTGTTGTCGAACGCCTGGGTTCTGATGGCCCTGATCGGATTGCGTCGGTTGAGGAGATTCAGGACCTTGTGGAGCGATTGCTTTTCGAGAGCCGGGAGTTTGAAGCGGCCAAAGCCTACATTGTCTATCGGCACCAGCACAGTTCTCTTCGCCAGGCAAAAGAGATATTTTCGAATATCGATCTGGTCGACGATTATTTGCATCTCAAAGACTGGCGGGTCAAGGAGAACGCCAACCTTTCCTACTCTCTGCAGGGCTTGAACCATCATATTTCCGGGCTTGTGAGCTCCCAGTACTGGCTTCATGAGATCTATCCGCCCGAGATAGCCGAAGCCCATAAAGCCGGGCGGCTTCATATTCACGATCTGGGATCTTTAAGTGTCTATTGCGTGGGCTGGGACCTTGAGGAACTTCTTCTTTCCGGGTTCAGGGGTGTTGACGAGCATACGACAAGTGCACCAGCCCGTCACCTTCGGACAGCTCTGGGCCAGATCGTTAATTTTTTCTATACCATGCAGGGCGAAGCTGCAGGGGCTCAGGCATTTTCAGGTTTCGATACCTGGCTGGCGCCATTTATCCGGTATGACGGGCTCGATGAGGTGCAGGTAAAGCAGTGCCTTCAGGAGTTTTTCTTCAACATGAACGTGCCGACCAGAGTCGGTTTCCAGACGCCATTTACCAATATTACGCTTGATCTCAACGTCCCGGAGAGCATGAAGCATCGTCAGGTGATTATCGGAGGCCAACAGATGGCGGAGGTATATGGTGATTTTCAGTCAGAAATAGACCTTTTCAACCGCGCTTTTGCGGCGGTTATGCTTGACGGGGACGCCAATGGATCGGTTTTTTCATTTCCTATTCCCACCTACAATATTACTCCTGATTTTGACTGGGATAATCCGGTCTATGAGGGGATCTGGGAGATGACGGCACGCTACGGCATTCCATATTTCTCGAATTTCGTGAATTCCGACATGGACCCCGATGACGTTCGCAGCATGTGCTGCCGTTTGCGGCTCGATAAACGGGAACTGCAGAGTCGGGGCGGGGGATTGTTCGGTTCTAATCCCCTGACAGGTTCGATCGGCGTTGTGACTGTCAACCTGCCGGAGATCGGTTATCTGGCAAGGTCGGAAGAGGAGTTCTTCCAGCGGCTGATGAGGGTGATGGAGCTTTCCCGTCAAAGCCTTGAGGTCAAGCGAAAGGTTATTGAACGGCTGACTGATCAGGGGCTCTATCCCTATTCTAAGTTTTATCTCCGGCATCTGTATGAAAAAAACGGAAGATATTGGGATAATCACTTTTCGACGATCGGGATTGTGGGAATGAATGAGTGCTGTCTGAACTTTCTCGGCCATTGTGTAGGCGATGATGAAGGTCGTGCTTTCGGACTGCGTGTGCTTGATTTTATGAGGGAGCGGCTTGCGCTGTTTCAGGAAGAAACCGGCCATATCTACAATCTTGAGGCGACTCCGGCAGAGGGGACATCATATCGTCTTGCCAGGATTGATAAGCAGCAGTATCCCGATATTATCACTGCCAATGAGACGGCCTTCCGTCAGGGAGGGGAGCCGTACTATACTAATTCGTCCCAGTTGCCGGTCAATTTTACCGATGATCTTTTTGAGGCATTGCGTCTTCAGGATGAATTGCAGACACGTTATACCGGCGGAACGGTTTTTCATGCCTTTCTGGGTGAAGGCGGGTTGGGTGCCGCATCAGCAAAACGGCTTGTCAGGATGATGACGGCTAACTTCCGTATGCCGTATTTTACACTCACACCGACCTTCAGCATCTGTCCGCTTCATGGTTACCTTGCCGGCGAGCATCATCAATGTCCTCTCTGTGCCGACGAAGGCAACGCAGTGCGATGCCTGGTTTTTTCTCGCATTGTCGGTTATTTGCGACCTGTCGGGCAGTGGAATGCAGGCAAGCAGGCTGAGTTTAGCGACAGAAGGGAATATGCTGCGGGGGAGGTGCCGGCGCTATGA
- a CDS encoding anaerobic ribonucleoside-triphosphate reductase activating protein, with translation MSTSGNSQLVNRGIAALEGVPLGGFLKQSCIDYPGMISAVLYTAGCNLRCIYCHNPELVLPDRIQRLGAEERETIVTWLVRNRMLLDAVVVTGGEPLLHPALPGLLGWIRELGLAVKLDTNGTFPSRLQAILTEELVDHVAMDLKAPLDYTKYSVICGRVFSHDMLHAIRRSLCLLRERQGESEIRTTLLKPYHLPEDIFSILDEAGQLWRSQTFRPEKTLQHIEAESYTVQEISCLTRVWRTKEERALLL, from the coding sequence ATGAGCACTTCTGGCAACAGCCAGCTCGTCAACAGAGGGATTGCTGCGCTTGAAGGTGTTCCTCTCGGCGGTTTTCTGAAACAGAGTTGTATTGATTATCCGGGGATGATCTCGGCGGTACTGTATACTGCAGGGTGTAATCTGAGGTGCATCTACTGTCATAATCCCGAGTTGGTACTTCCCGACAGAATACAGCGACTGGGTGCAGAGGAACGTGAAACGATCGTTACATGGCTTGTCAGAAATCGAATGCTTCTCGATGCGGTTGTTGTGACCGGAGGAGAGCCTCTTCTGCACCCCGCTCTTCCCGGTTTGCTCGGCTGGATCCGTGAACTTGGGCTTGCAGTAAAACTGGATACAAACGGCACCTTTCCATCGCGGTTGCAGGCAATTCTGACGGAGGAGTTGGTCGATCATGTCGCCATGGACTTGAAAGCACCTCTGGACTATACAAAGTACAGCGTGATATGTGGAAGGGTTTTCAGCCATGATATGCTTCATGCCATAAGGCGCTCACTGTGTCTTTTGAGAGAGCGTCAAGGCGAGAGCGAGATTCGCACGACGTTGTTGAAACCCTATCATCTTCCGGAGGATATCTTCTCAATACTGGATGAAGCCGGCCAATTATGGCGATCTCAGACGTTCAGACCGGAAAAAACCCTGCAGCATATAGAGGCAGAATCCTATACAGTTCAGGAAATTTCGTGTTTGACGCGTGTTTGGAGAACCAAAGAAGAGCGTGCTTTGTTGTTATAA
- the modD gene encoding ModD protein — protein sequence MQFITNLSETEAMLREDVPYFDLTSRIMDLETIEAEILFTPKSDVTVCGTEEAEKIFGMLGAETSLLKKSGEHAGQDQTVFRAYGNAEQLHMGWKVVQNILEHFSGIATRTRSMVDGANRGKPNTEVCGTRKHLPGIKHLSLKALCAGGGYPHRLGISDSVLIFSNHYDLLGGIGAVCRELPSIRSRCPEKKVAVEVETLDHAVMAAEAGADIIQLDKLKPEAVEKIVNTIKPSHRHIVIAAAGGVNASNAEAYGAAGADVLVSSWMYFGKPVDYKVVVRKV from the coding sequence GTGCAATTCATAACAAACCTTTCTGAAACAGAAGCCATGCTTCGCGAAGATGTCCCGTATTTCGATCTGACAAGCCGGATCATGGACCTGGAAACCATCGAAGCAGAAATTCTTTTTACGCCCAAAAGTGACGTCACCGTTTGCGGAACCGAAGAAGCGGAAAAAATTTTCGGCATGCTGGGTGCCGAAACATCTCTGCTCAAAAAAAGCGGCGAACATGCAGGTCAAGACCAGACCGTTTTCAGAGCGTACGGCAATGCCGAACAACTGCATATGGGCTGGAAAGTCGTGCAGAATATTCTTGAACACTTCTCTGGAATTGCCACACGAACCCGTTCCATGGTCGATGGGGCAAACAGGGGGAAACCGAACACCGAAGTGTGCGGGACAAGGAAACATCTTCCAGGCATCAAACACCTCTCCCTGAAAGCCCTCTGCGCCGGGGGAGGCTATCCTCATCGCCTTGGCATATCGGATTCCGTTCTTATTTTCTCGAACCACTACGACCTGCTTGGCGGGATCGGTGCCGTCTGCCGGGAACTGCCATCCATCAGGTCACGATGTCCCGAAAAAAAAGTTGCCGTAGAAGTTGAGACGCTCGATCATGCCGTTATGGCAGCAGAAGCCGGAGCAGATATCATCCAGCTCGACAAACTCAAACCGGAAGCTGTAGAAAAGATCGTCAACACCATAAAGCCGTCACACCGTCATATCGTTATAGCTGCTGCTGGAGGAGTCAATGCTTCCAACGCTGAAGCCTATGGGGCTGCCGGAGCAGATGTTCTGGTCAGCTCATGGATGTATTTCGGCAAACCTGTCGATTACAAGGTTGTTGTCCGAAAAGTATGA
- a CDS encoding KdsC family phosphatase, translating into MMTLPEDIIAERARKIKLLISDNDGVFTDNGVYYSERGEELKRYSIRDGMGVERLLDVSVQTGIMTGEISPNLKKRAEKLGIEYLYLGVKDKLSKLEDVLFETGLKLEELAYIGDDINDVPIMEAIAAEGITACPGDATTFVRPYVHFLCNAAGGNGAFREFAEWIISMRSAS; encoded by the coding sequence ATGATGACTTTGCCCGAAGATATTATTGCTGAGAGAGCCAGAAAAATCAAGCTGCTTATTTCAGATAATGACGGTGTTTTTACTGACAACGGTGTTTATTATTCAGAACGCGGGGAGGAGCTTAAGCGTTATTCTATTCGGGACGGAATGGGGGTGGAGCGTCTCCTTGACGTATCGGTACAAACCGGTATCATGACCGGAGAGATTTCTCCAAATTTGAAAAAAAGAGCTGAAAAGCTTGGTATCGAGTATCTCTATCTTGGTGTCAAGGATAAGCTGTCAAAACTTGAAGATGTCCTTTTCGAAACCGGTTTGAAACTTGAAGAGCTGGCCTATATCGGAGACGATATCAATGATGTTCCGATCATGGAAGCGATAGCTGCTGAAGGCATTACCGCCTGTCCCGGCGACGCAACGACTTTCGTCCGGCCCTATGTTCATTTCCTCTGTAATGCTGCCGGAGGTAATGGGGCTTTTCGTGAATTTGCTGAATGGATTATCAGCATGAGGAGTGCATCCTGA
- a CDS encoding N-acetylneuraminate synthase family protein: protein MTEVILGGRPVGAGCRVFVIAEIGINHNGSLDIARQLIDGAVEAGCDAVKFQKRTPELCVPEAQRDILRDTPWGRMKYIEYRYRVEFDEASYREIDAYCHEKGILWFASCWDEEAVAFIERFDPPCYKAASASLTDLPLLQETRRTGRPMILSTGMSTMDEITSTIDAIGRDNLLLAHSNSTYPCPVEELNLRMIHSLQEMYPDIPVGYSGHEVGLATTWAAVALGATFIERHVTLDRAMWGSDQAASVELAGLKRLVTNIRDIEKALGDGVKRLYPGEEAARAKLRRR from the coding sequence ATGACAGAAGTTATTCTTGGTGGGCGTCCTGTAGGAGCGGGGTGCCGGGTCTTTGTGATTGCTGAAATCGGCATCAACCATAACGGTTCACTCGACATAGCCCGTCAGCTGATCGATGGAGCGGTCGAAGCGGGATGCGATGCGGTGAAATTTCAGAAGCGTACCCCGGAACTGTGCGTTCCCGAGGCCCAGCGTGATATCCTGCGTGATACGCCCTGGGGGAGAATGAAATATATCGAATATCGCTACAGGGTGGAGTTCGATGAAGCTTCCTACAGGGAGATTGATGCCTATTGTCATGAGAAGGGTATCCTCTGGTTTGCTTCATGTTGGGATGAAGAGGCGGTTGCATTCATCGAACGGTTTGATCCGCCCTGTTACAAGGCTGCTTCGGCATCTCTGACAGATCTTCCTCTTCTGCAGGAAACCCGTCGGACCGGTCGACCGATGATTCTATCAACAGGGATGTCGACCATGGACGAAATTACGTCGACAATTGATGCGATAGGGCGCGACAATCTGTTGCTTGCCCATTCGAACTCCACCTATCCCTGCCCGGTAGAGGAGCTGAACCTTCGCATGATTCATTCGCTGCAGGAGATGTATCCAGATATTCCTGTCGGGTATTCCGGCCATGAGGTCGGTCTGGCTACCACCTGGGCGGCTGTTGCTCTCGGCGCGACGTTTATCGAACGACACGTGACTCTTGACCGTGCCATGTGGGGGTCGGATCAGGCCGCTTCTGTGGAGTTGGCAGGGCTCAAACGCCTCGTAACCAATATCCGCGATATTGAAAAGGCATTGGGCGATGGGGTCAAAAGGCTCTATCCCGGAGAAGAAGCCGCGCGCGCTAAACTCAGAAGGCGTTGA
- the htpG gene encoding molecular chaperone HtpG, with protein MSDTTPSNIQEFEYKAEMKQLLNLIVHSLYTHPEIFLRELVSNASDAMSKVRFARLTESGEAVDAEELKISISVDKETRSFVIEDNGVGMTEEELIANLGTVAKSGTLGFLQAMKEQQAGGQLDANLIGQFGVGFYSVFMVTDEVCVETRSEGSDACRWRSTGEGTYTIEKIDRSERGTRISFTLKEDAAEFAEEYRIENIIRKYSNFVDYPIYLDGKKLNSVTALWQKSKSEMKEEEVNEFYKFVSVDFQDPLDYLHISVEGVVSFKALLFLPKEAPMDMLYQQGALENHGPQLYVRKVLIQHECKDLLPEYLRFISGVVDTEDLPLNVSREVVQSSPVMSKIRQILTGKILSWFERLSTEEPEKFRQFYKAFGPVIKIGLNSDFANRDKLIELLRFESTKTEEGQYVTLREYVERMGDEQKEIYYLSGDNRRQLLSQPNLEYFQKKGVEVLLLIDPVDVFVIPSINEYDSKPLKSIEKADIDFASSDDEEKESVSGTMIESLLKVFKETLGERVESVVESHRLVSSPVTLVGGSDAMDSQVEKMLKMMNKDSASAKKILEVNPSHPIIRNLASLSMLNEHDPMIRTVAEQLYEGALLLEGNLDSSVDFVSRMNELIEAATRSSQV; from the coding sequence ATGAGCGATACTACCCCGTCCAATATCCAGGAGTTTGAATATAAAGCTGAGATGAAGCAGCTTTTGAACCTTATTGTTCACTCGCTGTATACGCATCCCGAAATTTTTCTGAGAGAGCTTGTTTCCAACGCTTCCGATGCCATGAGCAAGGTGCGCTTTGCCCGTTTGACCGAAAGCGGTGAGGCTGTCGATGCAGAGGAACTTAAAATCTCAATATCTGTCGACAAGGAGACTCGGTCGTTTGTTATTGAAGATAACGGTGTCGGTATGACTGAAGAGGAGCTTATCGCCAATCTTGGTACGGTGGCGAAGTCCGGGACGCTCGGGTTTCTGCAGGCGATGAAAGAACAGCAGGCGGGCGGTCAGCTCGATGCGAACCTTATAGGACAGTTCGGTGTCGGTTTTTATTCGGTTTTTATGGTGACCGACGAAGTATGCGTGGAGACCCGTTCGGAGGGCTCAGATGCCTGCCGTTGGCGATCAACGGGAGAGGGGACCTATACCATCGAAAAAATTGACCGTTCCGAACGCGGTACCCGTATTTCGTTTACCCTCAAGGAGGATGCTGCTGAATTCGCCGAAGAATACCGCATTGAGAACATTATCAGGAAATATTCAAATTTTGTCGATTACCCGATCTATCTTGACGGCAAAAAGCTCAACAGCGTGACTGCTCTGTGGCAGAAGTCGAAAAGCGAGATGAAGGAGGAGGAAGTCAATGAGTTCTATAAATTTGTTTCCGTCGATTTTCAGGATCCGCTCGATTATCTCCATATCTCTGTTGAAGGTGTCGTGAGCTTCAAGGCGCTGCTCTTTCTTCCGAAGGAGGCTCCAATGGACATGCTCTATCAGCAGGGAGCGCTCGAGAACCACGGGCCGCAGCTCTATGTGCGCAAGGTGCTTATCCAGCACGAATGCAAGGACCTGCTTCCTGAATACCTGCGTTTCATCAGTGGCGTTGTCGATACCGAAGACCTGCCGCTTAATGTTTCTCGTGAAGTGGTGCAGTCCAGTCCGGTTATGTCCAAGATCCGCCAGATCCTTACCGGTAAGATTCTCTCCTGGTTCGAGCGCCTTTCCACTGAAGAGCCCGAGAAGTTTCGTCAGTTCTACAAGGCGTTTGGTCCTGTGATTAAAATCGGCCTTAATTCCGATTTTGCAAACCGTGATAAGCTTATCGAGCTGCTCCGTTTTGAAAGTACCAAGACAGAAGAAGGCCAGTATGTGACCCTCAGGGAGTACGTCGAGAGAATGGGTGACGAGCAGAAGGAGATCTACTATCTTTCCGGTGACAACCGTCGTCAGCTGCTTTCTCAGCCTAACCTTGAGTATTTCCAGAAAAAGGGGGTCGAGGTGCTGTTGCTGATCGATCCAGTGGATGTTTTCGTTATTCCATCGATCAACGAATATGATTCAAAACCCCTGAAATCAATCGAAAAGGCGGATATCGATTTTGCTTCTTCTGACGACGAGGAAAAAGAGTCGGTATCCGGCACTATGATCGAATCGCTCCTGAAGGTGTTCAAAGAGACTCTGGGAGAGCGGGTGGAGAGTGTTGTCGAATCCCATCGTCTTGTCAGCTCTCCGGTGACACTCGTCGGCGGAAGTGACGCGATGGACAGCCAGGTTGAAAAGATGCTGAAGATGATGAATAAGGACTCAGCGTCAGCCAAAAAGATTCTCGAAGTCAACCCTTCTCATCCCATTATCAGGAATCTTGCATCTCTCAGCATGCTCAACGAGCATGATCCGATGATCCGGACGGTTGCTGAGCAGCTCTATGAGGGCGCGTTGCTTCTTGAGGGAAACCTTGACAGTTCCGTTGACTTTGTTTCCAGAATGAACGAGCTTATCGAGGCTGCGACCCGATCATCACAAGTCTGA
- a CDS encoding VIT1/CCC1 transporter family protein, with translation MKGFKGITAADVLGFQKNELTEHYIYKTLAGRTTGIRNRRILSQIADDELRHYNVWKSYTRQDVEPGRMRIWFYTMISSLLGLTFGLKLMEKAEKYAYSAYKELPESFHEARAIVEDEEEHEQALLGMLDEERLRYTGSIVLGLNDALVELMGVLAGLTFAFQNSRFVALTGVLTGFAAALSMAASEYLSTKAEAGTKSPLRAALYTGLAYILTVIVMISPFLLVPSLSIALALAFGGAVCIIALFNLYVSVAQDVSFKTRFFEMVGLSFGVALLSFLAGMAARAVFGIEV, from the coding sequence GTGAAAGGATTCAAGGGGATCACTGCGGCCGATGTGCTGGGTTTTCAGAAAAATGAGCTGACAGAGCATTATATATACAAGACCCTTGCCGGCCGTACCACGGGCATCAGGAATCGTCGTATTCTTTCCCAGATTGCCGATGATGAACTTCGTCATTACAATGTCTGGAAGTCCTATACCCGCCAGGATGTCGAACCGGGCAGGATGAGGATCTGGTTCTACACCATGATCAGCTCGTTACTTGGGCTGACCTTTGGACTCAAGCTGATGGAGAAGGCTGAAAAGTATGCCTATAGCGCTTATAAGGAGCTCCCTGAGTCTTTTCATGAGGCCCGGGCAATAGTAGAGGACGAGGAGGAGCACGAGCAGGCATTGCTCGGGATGCTCGATGAAGAGCGGCTTCGCTATACCGGGTCGATCGTTCTCGGCCTCAATGATGCTCTTGTCGAGCTGATGGGGGTTCTGGCGGGATTGACCTTTGCCTTTCAAAACAGTCGCTTTGTTGCCCTGACCGGTGTTCTTACGGGTTTTGCTGCCGCGCTGTCAATGGCTGCCTCTGAATATCTGTCCACAAAGGCAGAGGCGGGCACAAAAAGCCCGCTGAGAGCTGCCTTGTATACCGGACTTGCCTACATTCTGACGGTTATTGTCATGATTTCACCCTTTCTTCTGGTTCCGTCGCTCTCTATCGCCCTTGCTCTGGCCTTTGGCGGTGCGGTATGTATTATCGCGCTTTTTAACCTCTATGTATCGGTTGCTCAGGACGTCAGTTTCAAAACGAGGTTTTTCGAAATGGTCGGCTTGAGTTTCGGGGTCGCATTGCTGAGTTTTCTGGCGGGGATGGCAGCTCGAGCTGTTTTTGGCATTGAGGTATGA
- a CDS encoding AAA family ATPase, with amino-acid sequence MLFTALQNPGSYPHDVASVTVVETHISMVFLTGTYAYKVKKPVDLGFLDFSTLEKRKQFCLEELRLNRRLCPDLYLDVLPITEDNGLITVGGKGNVLEYAVQMLEFDRTMELDLLLKEHRLTPAHIDMISAIVSGFHQALSPSPPGSPYATPALILQTVLNNFSRIETGNCSDDESERLEKLKVWTVRAHEQCSLLFEKRKREGLVRQCHGDMHSGNMVLRNGGICIFDCIEFNPELSVIDLFSEIAFFIMDLEHRCHPELAWRFLNAYLSATGDYDGLKVLRFYAVYRAMVRAKVTSIRLLQENDARDKTLTHQEHLSFISLAENYTTLRKPVLILTRGVSGSGKTTLAAELSSLIPAVHCRSDVERKRLFGLSANEKSRDEDKKTIYAEASTRQTYARLLNIAETCINEHYSVIVDATFMTANQREPFLRIAREKKCPTVILECSAPLQTLEKRVINRLSKASDASEAGIEILYRQMEKQDSLSLQEEAVAIKVNTTKKNATESTLRMIREKIS; translated from the coding sequence ATGCTCTTCACCGCATTGCAGAACCCCGGGTCCTACCCGCATGATGTAGCGTCGGTCACCGTCGTTGAAACGCATATTTCCATGGTGTTTCTGACAGGAACCTATGCCTACAAAGTCAAAAAACCGGTTGATCTCGGATTTCTTGACTTTTCGACTCTTGAAAAAAGAAAGCAGTTCTGCCTTGAAGAGCTGAGGCTCAACAGAAGGCTCTGCCCTGACCTCTATCTCGACGTGCTACCCATCACTGAAGACAATGGACTGATAACGGTAGGCGGCAAAGGAAACGTTCTGGAATATGCGGTTCAGATGCTGGAGTTCGACCGGACAATGGAGCTTGATCTGCTCCTGAAAGAACATCGACTCACACCCGCTCATATTGACATGATCAGTGCGATTGTTTCCGGCTTTCATCAGGCACTTTCGCCTTCCCCCCCAGGTTCCCCCTACGCAACTCCGGCACTGATCCTGCAAACCGTCCTCAACAACTTTTCAAGGATAGAGACTGGCAACTGTTCGGATGATGAATCAGAAAGACTCGAGAAGCTGAAAGTGTGGACCGTCAGAGCTCATGAACAATGCTCTTTACTCTTTGAAAAACGCAAACGCGAAGGGCTTGTCCGTCAATGTCATGGAGACATGCATAGCGGCAATATGGTCCTGAGAAACGGCGGTATCTGTATTTTTGACTGTATTGAGTTCAATCCGGAACTCAGCGTTATTGACCTGTTCAGCGAAATAGCATTTTTTATCATGGACCTGGAGCACCGTTGCCACCCTGAACTGGCCTGGAGATTTCTCAACGCCTATCTCTCTGCCACAGGAGATTACGACGGGCTGAAGGTGCTTCGGTTCTATGCGGTATACAGAGCAATGGTGCGAGCCAAGGTAACCTCGATACGCCTCCTGCAGGAAAACGATGCCCGCGATAAAACATTGACACATCAGGAGCATCTCTCGTTTATCTCGCTCGCCGAAAACTACACAACACTCCGCAAACCGGTTCTGATACTGACCAGAGGAGTCTCGGGAAGCGGAAAAACAACCCTCGCAGCCGAACTCTCCTCATTGATCCCCGCAGTTCACTGCCGCTCGGATGTCGAGCGCAAACGACTCTTTGGACTGAGCGCAAATGAGAAAAGCCGGGATGAAGATAAAAAAACAATCTACGCTGAAGCTTCGACCCGCCAAACCTATGCCCGGCTGCTCAATATCGCAGAAACCTGCATCAACGAGCACTACAGTGTCATTGTTGATGCGACATTCATGACCGCAAACCAGAGAGAACCGTTTTTACGCATCGCCAGGGAAAAAAAGTGCCCCACTGTTATCCTTGAGTGCAGCGCCCCGCTGCAGACCCTTGAAAAACGGGTTATAAACCGACTCAGTAAAGCTTCCGATGCGTCAGAAGCCGGCATAGAGATCCTTTATCGGCAGATGGAAAAACAGGACAGCCTCTCCCTGCAGGAAGAAGCTGTTGCCATAAAAGTCAATACGACAAAAAAAAATGCAACCGAAAGTACGCTCAGAATGATCCGGGAAAAAATTTCCTGA